The following is a genomic window from Methanobrevibacter olleyae.
AATGACTTAAGTCAAGAGCAAAAAGAAAAAGTTATAGAATCTATGAATCGAGAAGTAATTGAGGTTCAAGAGGGCCAACTATTAAATGAAACTCCAGATACAAGTAATCAAACTGGACAAGGTTATACTGAGATGGGTAAGGTCTATAAAGATCCATCTACAGGTAAGATGATTATGGTTCAGAATTCATCTTCATAACTTTTTAATTTTTCTTTTTAATTTCATCTTGTGATTATATTTTTTATTTTAGGCTCTTTCAAAAACTTTGTTGATTTGAAAATTTTTTTAATAAAAAGTAGTGGTTTTTAGAATTTTTTCTTAAAAAATTGTTTGATTTTTATTTAAAAATAGTAAAATTTAATAAAGAGTTGGAGCAAAGTTTTTTTCATGATAAAACAAAAAACAATTGCTCCAAATAGTATTTTAGATGTTGAACAATATATATTTTGCGATTTTAATGATGATTTTGTTCTTTCAAATCCTCATTTTGTAAGATTATTTAATTCTTGTCGTGAAGTTTTTAAATCTTTTGATTTAATTTTTAAAAAGGATGTTCCTTATTTTAGGATGAATTATGCTA
Proteins encoded in this region:
- a CDS encoding DUF2149 domain-containing protein, with translation MARRRCNRRFETEEEDPMAGTANLVDAMLVIAVGLLVFLVLAWNMQSVLFNNDLSQEQKEKVIESMNREVIEVQEGQLLNETPDTSNQTGQGYTEMGKVYKDPSTGKMIMVQNSSS